One genomic region from Thermococcus sp. 21S7 encodes:
- a CDS encoding PH0542 domain-containing protein encodes MEEAELREALASGEKLDEIIVKASVSREFLEKVVTFLDDDLWIAQKNALKVIMAVQELPPGFYDALINKLVAMILKSEAVPLTQEIARAFGELSVRHPEKVSKAIPVIFANYRIGDPKVKVNMAYVLEEIMRANPKLLGNVFRDISYMLCSKESADKLTALNFISALGENGLRYVTPFLPKIFMLLHDGDEVVRASTVEVLVQMASVNPKLKKIIISKLEESQDDRSPLVKRKIEEGLLTLRLYRE; translated from the coding sequence ATGGAAGAAGCCGAACTGCGGGAAGCATTAGCCTCTGGGGAGAAGCTGGACGAAATAATAGTGAAAGCGTCAGTAAGCAGGGAGTTTCTGGAAAAGGTCGTGACGTTTTTAGACGACGATCTGTGGATAGCTCAAAAAAACGCTCTGAAGGTCATAATGGCCGTACAGGAGCTGCCCCCAGGTTTCTATGACGCACTCATAAACAAACTGGTCGCGATGATACTGAAAAGCGAAGCGGTGCCGCTAACCCAGGAGATAGCCAGGGCCTTCGGGGAGCTTTCGGTTAGACACCCTGAAAAGGTGAGCAAGGCCATTCCGGTTATATTCGCCAACTACAGGATAGGAGACCCCAAGGTGAAGGTCAACATGGCGTACGTCCTGGAGGAGATAATGAGGGCAAACCCCAAACTCCTCGGCAACGTCTTCAGGGATATAAGCTACATGCTCTGCTCCAAGGAGTCCGCGGATAAACTGACCGCCCTGAACTTCATCTCGGCCCTCGGGGAAAACGGGCTGAGGTACGTGACCCCCTTTTTACCCAAGATATTCATGCTGCTCCACGATGGGGACGAGGTCGTCAGGGCAAGCACGGTGGAAGTGCTCGTCCAAATGGCATCCGTCAATCCCAAACTCAAGAAAATCATCATCTCCAAGCTGGAGGAGTCCCAGGACGACCGGAGCCCCCTCGTTAAGAGAAAAATCGAGGAAGGCCTACTCACCCTCCGGCTCTACAGGGAGTGA